The following are encoded together in the Bradyrhizobium sp. CCGUVB1N3 genome:
- a CDS encoding ABC transporter ATP-binding protein, with the protein MADTLLDVDGIETCYGLSQVLFGLSLSIKAGEMVSLMGRNGMGKTTTIRSIMGLTPARAGAIRFAGSEVRQLPSYRIAKLGVGLVPEGRQIFPNLTVRENLVAAAADRFGSDNPWTLAAIYVLFPRLAERASNMGNQLSGGEQQMLAIGRALMTNPKLLILDEATEGLAPLIREEIWNCLSLLKKRGQSILVVDKNVDHLARICDRHYIIERGKTVWSGTSGELTAEPELQHRYLGI; encoded by the coding sequence ATGGCTGACACCCTGCTCGACGTCGACGGTATCGAGACCTGCTACGGGCTGTCCCAGGTGCTGTTCGGCCTGTCGCTGTCCATCAAGGCAGGCGAGATGGTTTCCTTGATGGGCCGCAACGGCATGGGCAAGACCACGACCATCCGCTCCATCATGGGCCTGACGCCGGCGCGCGCAGGCGCGATCCGCTTTGCAGGCTCGGAGGTGCGGCAGCTTCCATCCTACCGGATCGCGAAGCTCGGCGTGGGTCTCGTGCCTGAGGGACGCCAGATCTTTCCGAACCTCACCGTGCGCGAAAATCTCGTCGCGGCCGCCGCCGACCGCTTCGGCAGCGACAATCCCTGGACGCTCGCTGCGATCTACGTCCTGTTCCCGCGGCTGGCCGAGCGCGCATCCAACATGGGCAACCAGCTCTCCGGCGGCGAGCAGCAGATGCTTGCGATCGGCCGCGCGCTGATGACCAATCCAAAGCTGTTGATCCTCGATGAAGCGACCGAAGGCCTTGCGCCCTTAATCCGTGAGGAAATCTGGAATTGTTTGTCGCTGCTCAAGAAGCGCGGGCAGTCGATCCTGGTGGTCGACAAGAACGTCGATCACCTCGCCCGCATCTGCGACCGCCACTACATCATCGAGCGCGGCAAGACGGTGTGGAGCGGCACCTCGGGCGAGCTGACGGCCGAGCCGGAGCTGCAGCACCGGTATCTGGGGATTTGA
- a CDS encoding ABC transporter ATP-binding protein, giving the protein MAEPLLRVEKLVRRFGGITATDHVSLDVAAGELHAIIGPNGAGKTTLISQLTGHLSPHAGSVLLGGRDITYLPAYRRCALGLARSFQITSLLLDFTAADNVALAAQAHAGTSFRFFANARKERSLRDAAHAALDRVGLSHRADVVVSRLSHGERRELELAVALASKPKILLLDEPMAGLGVIESQRMVKLLQDLRKEVSIVLVEHDMPAVFALADRISVLVYGRVIASGDPAAIRGNDEVKRAYLGDQHVVTRHD; this is encoded by the coding sequence GTGGCTGAACCGCTGCTCCGCGTCGAAAAGCTGGTGCGGCGCTTCGGCGGCATCACCGCGACCGATCACGTCTCGCTCGATGTTGCGGCCGGCGAGCTGCACGCCATCATCGGCCCGAACGGCGCCGGCAAGACCACGCTGATCAGCCAGCTCACCGGGCACCTCTCGCCGCATGCGGGCAGCGTCTTGCTCGGCGGGCGCGACATCACCTATCTGCCGGCCTATCGCCGTTGCGCGCTGGGCCTGGCCCGTTCGTTCCAGATCACCTCGCTGCTGCTCGACTTCACCGCCGCCGACAATGTCGCGCTGGCGGCGCAGGCGCACGCCGGCACGTCGTTCCGTTTCTTTGCCAATGCGCGGAAGGAGCGATCCTTGCGCGATGCTGCCCACGCCGCGCTCGATCGCGTCGGCCTGTCGCATCGCGCCGATGTCGTGGTGTCGCGGCTCAGCCATGGCGAGCGGCGCGAGCTCGAGCTCGCCGTGGCGCTGGCGAGCAAGCCAAAAATCCTGCTGCTGGACGAGCCGATGGCCGGCCTCGGCGTCATCGAATCCCAGCGCATGGTGAAGCTGCTTCAGGATCTGCGCAAAGAGGTCTCGATCGTGCTGGTCGAGCATGACATGCCGGCGGTGTTCGCGCTCGCCGATCGCATCTCGGTGCTGGTCTATGGCCGCGTCATCGCCTCCGGCGATCCGGCCGCGATCCGCGGCAACGACGAGGTCAAGCGCGCCTATCTCGGCGATCAGCACGTGGTGACGCGCCATGACTGA